The Sulfurimonas crateris genomic interval TAAAAATCTCAGGCGGCTCAAAATGTAATATTACGAACACTCAGCTAAGCAGAGATAATTACGACGGCGACAAAGAGTTTATATTTAATGTTTTTGAGACCTTTTCAAGAGATGACCTGCTTGAATATCTGCATAAAAACGATCTTGAACCCGTAGTGAGAAAAAAGCGCTACTACTTCTGCAAAGACTCATCAGACGAGATCATAAACATCTTTAAAAAACATACAAAAAATGTGGATCTTTTTTTAAACAGTGAGATCTTATGGGTAAAAAAAGAGGGTGATATTTTTGAAGTAAAAACTCTCAAAGAGCACTTTAGAGCCAAAAAAGTAGTCGTGGCAACTGGTGGCAAAAGCTATAAAAATCTAGGTGCAAGTGATATCGGTCTTGAAATCGCAAAGAGTTTTGGCATAAAAGTAAAAGAGTTTTCTCCCGCACTTGTCGGGCTTACCGTTCAAAAAGAGCAGTTTTGGATGAAAGAGCTAAGCGGGCTTAGCTGTTATGCTAATATAAAAGTTGATGGCAAAATCCTAAAAGAGGAGCTTCTTTTTGCTCACAAAGGCATAAGCGGTCCCGTAGTTCTCTCAGCATCGCTCTACTGGCAAAAGGGAAATATTTCGATTGATTTTCTTCCCGATAATAATATTTTAGAGCTTATCAAGGGGAGTAAAAAACAGCTAAGTTCAGTTATACCGCTTCCAAAAAGACTCTCAAAAGCACTTTTAGAAGCCCTTGATATAGAAGATATTGAGTGCAAAAAGGTCACAAATGAGATAAAAGAGAAGTTAGTTCGTATTCACGATTATGAGTTCGCGCCTGCTGGAAATTTCGGTTTTTCAAAAGCTGAAGTATGCCGCGGC includes:
- a CDS encoding NAD(P)/FAD-dependent oxidoreductase; this encodes MKIYDVLILGAGASGLMCASNLDKKLSVAIVDGNSKIAQKIKISGGSKCNITNTQLSRDNYDGDKEFIFNVFETFSRDDLLEYLHKNDLEPVVRKKRYYFCKDSSDEIINIFKKHTKNVDLFLNSEILWVKKEGDIFEVKTLKEHFRAKKVVVATGGKSYKNLGASDIGLEIAKSFGIKVKEFSPALVGLTVQKEQFWMKELSGLSCYANIKVDGKILKEELLFAHKGISGPVVLSASLYWQKGNISIDFLPDNNILELIKGSKKQLSSVIPLPKRLSKALLEALDIEDIECKKVTNEIKEKLVRIHDYEFAPAGNFGFSKAEVCRGGVLSEELNPYTMEALDVKGLYFIGEVVDVTGELGGYNFQWAFSSGYVCAKGISES